Proteins from a genomic interval of Salvelinus sp. IW2-2015 linkage group LG14, ASM291031v2, whole genome shotgun sequence:
- the chodl gene encoding chondrolectin isoform X1, which translates to MQSSKKSAEQNILRVLCGVMVMASSSHGARVVSGQTVCQGGEERPCYKIAYFREMTSRIAFSEARQACEMDGGSLLSVESAAEQRHIEHLLQELRTSSTGAGTETGVGAGTGNGGIADGDFWIGLMRTEGEHTQENGGFASCPDLYLWTDGSVSQFRNWYFDEPSCGGEACVVMYHQPTALHGLGGAYMYQWNDDRCNMKHNFICKYEPGTQHHTESRLGKEQGDRPGARDPDVAVVQADEVKQSGPSEDDAPHVVIAGTSGMLLVYVIIPTIPLLLLILVASGTCCFQMFSKSKPRTKTSVNHQSTLWISKTPKTDSMEV; encoded by the exons ATGCAATCATCTAAGAAGAGCGCGGAGCAGAATATCCTGAGAGTTCTATGCGGAGTGATGGTCATGGCCTCGAGCAGTCACGGCGCAAGAGTTGTCAGTG GTCAGACGGTGTGTCAGGGAGGGGAGGAGCGCCCATGCTATAAGATTGCCTACTTCCGGGAAATGACCAGCCGGATTGCATTCAGCGAGGCCAGACAGGCATGTGAGATGGACGGAGGGTCATTGCTGAGTGTAGAGAGCGCTGCGGAGCAGAGACACATAGAACACctgctacag GAGCTTCGGACCTCCTCAACAGGAGCAGGGACAGAAACGGGGGTAGGAGCAGGTACCGGTAATGGAGGAATAGCAGACGGGGATTTCTGGATCGGGCTGATGAGGACAgaaggagaacacacacaggaaaacggcGGCTTCGCCTCCTGTCCTGACCTCTACCTCTGGACCGATGGGAGTGTGTCCCAATTCAG gAACTGGTATTTTGACGAGCCGTCGTGCGGAGGGGAGGCATGTGTAGTGATGTACCACCAGCCTACAGCGCTCCATGGGCTGGGCGGGGCCTACATGTACCAGTGGAACGATGACAGGTGCAACATGAAGCACAACTTCATCTGCAAGTACGAACCAGGTACGCAGCATCACACAG AGAGCCGTCTGGGGAAGGAGCAGGGGGACAGGCCTGGAGCTCGTGACCCAG atgTGGCGGTGGTGCAGGCAGATGAGGTCAAACAATCCGGACCAAGTGAGGACGACGCCCCACACGTAGTCATAGCTGGAACCTCAG GTATGCTGCTGGTTTATGTAATCATCCCCACCATCCCTCTGCTGCTGCTCATCCTGGTGGCTTCTGGGACTTGCTGTTTCCAGATGTTTAGTAAGAG CAAACCACGGACCAAAACCAGTGTTAACCACCAATCAACGCTATGGATCTCCAAGACACCCAAGACAGACAGCATGGAAGTATGA
- the chodl gene encoding chondrolectin isoform X2, with translation MQSSKKSAEQNILRVLCGVMVMASSSHGARVVSGQTVCQGGEERPCYKIAYFREMTSRIAFSEARQACEMDGGSLLSVESAAEQRHIEHLLQELRTSSTGAGTETGVGAGTGNGGIADGDFWIGLMRTEGEHTQENGGFASCPDLYLWTDGSVSQFRNWYFDEPSCGGEACVVMYHQPTALHGLGGAYMYQWNDDRCNMKHNFICKYEPESRLGKEQGDRPGARDPDVAVVQADEVKQSGPSEDDAPHVVIAGTSGMLLVYVIIPTIPLLLLILVASGTCCFQMFSKSKPRTKTSVNHQSTLWISKTPKTDSMEV, from the exons ATGCAATCATCTAAGAAGAGCGCGGAGCAGAATATCCTGAGAGTTCTATGCGGAGTGATGGTCATGGCCTCGAGCAGTCACGGCGCAAGAGTTGTCAGTG GTCAGACGGTGTGTCAGGGAGGGGAGGAGCGCCCATGCTATAAGATTGCCTACTTCCGGGAAATGACCAGCCGGATTGCATTCAGCGAGGCCAGACAGGCATGTGAGATGGACGGAGGGTCATTGCTGAGTGTAGAGAGCGCTGCGGAGCAGAGACACATAGAACACctgctacag GAGCTTCGGACCTCCTCAACAGGAGCAGGGACAGAAACGGGGGTAGGAGCAGGTACCGGTAATGGAGGAATAGCAGACGGGGATTTCTGGATCGGGCTGATGAGGACAgaaggagaacacacacaggaaaacggcGGCTTCGCCTCCTGTCCTGACCTCTACCTCTGGACCGATGGGAGTGTGTCCCAATTCAG gAACTGGTATTTTGACGAGCCGTCGTGCGGAGGGGAGGCATGTGTAGTGATGTACCACCAGCCTACAGCGCTCCATGGGCTGGGCGGGGCCTACATGTACCAGTGGAACGATGACAGGTGCAACATGAAGCACAACTTCATCTGCAAGTACGAACCAG AGAGCCGTCTGGGGAAGGAGCAGGGGGACAGGCCTGGAGCTCGTGACCCAG atgTGGCGGTGGTGCAGGCAGATGAGGTCAAACAATCCGGACCAAGTGAGGACGACGCCCCACACGTAGTCATAGCTGGAACCTCAG GTATGCTGCTGGTTTATGTAATCATCCCCACCATCCCTCTGCTGCTGCTCATCCTGGTGGCTTCTGGGACTTGCTGTTTCCAGATGTTTAGTAAGAG CAAACCACGGACCAAAACCAGTGTTAACCACCAATCAACGCTATGGATCTCCAAGACACCCAAGACAGACAGCATGGAAGTATGA